A window of the Vibrio fluvialis genome harbors these coding sequences:
- the hldE gene encoding bifunctional D-glycero-beta-D-manno-heptose-7-phosphate kinase/D-glycero-beta-D-manno-heptose 1-phosphate adenylyltransferase HldE, translating to MKPILPDYSNAGVLIIGDVMLDRYWYGPTGRISPEAPVPVVKVEHNEERPGGAANVAMNIASLGGQAHIIGLTGMDEPAQVLADKLTSLSVKCDFVALPDYPTITKLRVLSRGQQLIRLDFEDKFENTDPAQILSRMEKALPAVKAVILSDYAKGALEHVQQFIQAARKAGVPVFIDPKGSDFERYRGATLLTPNMSEFEQVVGKVKSNEDLVEKGFGLIEQFDLDALLVTRSEHGMTLLRRGMDPFHLPTQAKEVYDVTGAGDTVISVLAASVSAGKPLDEACALANAAAGVVVGKLGTSTVSTIELAEAIHGSRDTDFGVIDEVSLIAAVKKAQARGEKVVMTNGCFDILHAGHVSYLNHAAELGDRLIVAVNTDESVKRLKGPGRPVNPTDRRMAVLAGLGAVDWVVPFAEDTPQRLISEVLPDLLVKGGDYKPEEIAGGKEVIAAGGEVKVLNFEDGCSTTEIIEAIKGGRG from the coding sequence ATGAAACCAATCCTACCTGACTACAGCAATGCTGGGGTTTTGATTATTGGCGATGTGATGCTTGATCGTTATTGGTACGGTCCAACGGGTCGCATCTCGCCAGAAGCTCCGGTGCCTGTGGTAAAAGTAGAGCATAACGAAGAGCGTCCGGGAGGTGCAGCGAACGTTGCGATGAACATTGCTTCACTCGGCGGTCAGGCGCATATCATTGGTTTAACAGGGATGGATGAACCCGCTCAGGTACTGGCGGACAAACTGACGTCGCTGAGCGTGAAGTGTGATTTTGTGGCGCTGCCGGATTATCCGACCATTACTAAGCTGCGCGTCCTGAGTCGCGGTCAGCAACTGATTCGTCTGGATTTTGAAGATAAATTTGAAAACACCGATCCAGCGCAGATCCTGTCTCGCATGGAAAAAGCGTTGCCAGCGGTGAAAGCAGTGATCTTGTCGGATTACGCGAAAGGTGCGCTAGAGCATGTGCAGCAGTTTATTCAGGCTGCGCGCAAGGCTGGCGTTCCGGTATTCATCGACCCTAAAGGTTCCGATTTTGAACGCTATCGTGGCGCAACGCTGCTGACTCCAAACATGTCTGAGTTCGAGCAGGTGGTTGGTAAAGTCAAATCGAATGAAGATTTGGTGGAAAAAGGCTTTGGTCTGATTGAACAGTTCGATCTGGACGCGCTGTTGGTGACCCGCAGTGAACACGGTATGACGCTGCTGCGTCGCGGTATGGACCCATTCCATCTGCCAACGCAGGCGAAAGAAGTGTACGACGTAACTGGCGCAGGCGATACCGTGATTTCAGTCTTGGCTGCGTCAGTGTCCGCGGGTAAGCCGTTGGATGAAGCGTGTGCTCTGGCTAACGCGGCAGCCGGTGTTGTGGTCGGTAAACTGGGCACCTCGACCGTGTCGACCATCGAACTGGCGGAAGCGATTCATGGTAGCAGAGACACCGACTTTGGTGTGATTGATGAAGTATCGCTGATTGCAGCGGTGAAAAAAGCGCAGGCTCGCGGCGAGAAAGTGGTGATGACCAACGGTTGTTTCGACATTCTGCATGCCGGCCACGTCTCTTACCTCAACCACGCAGCTGAGCTCGGCGATCGCTTAATCGTCGCGGTGAACACCGATGAGTCCGTTAAGCGTCTCAAAGGTCCGGGTCGTCCGGTGAATCCAACCGATCGCCGTATGGCGGTACTGGCGGGGTTGGGCGCCGTTGACTGGGTAGTACCATTTGCAGAAGACACGCCTCAGCGACTGATCTCAGAAGTCCTGCCTGACCTGCTGGTCAAAGGTGGAGATTACAAACCGGAAGAGATTGCGGGTGGTAAAGAGGTGATTGCGGCGGGTGGCGAAGTTAAAGTCCTCAACTTTGAAGACGGCTGCTCAACCACTGAAATCATTGAGGCCATTAAAGGCGGCCGCGGCTAA
- the tolC gene encoding outer membrane channel protein TolC: protein MKKLLPLLISATLGGLSTTASADDLAQIYDQAKQNDPQLLSAAAQRDAAFEAINSSRSSLLPQINLTAGYNINRSDVDLRDSDKLSAGINFSQELYDRSSWVSLDTAEKQARQADAQYANSQQSLMLRVAQAYFDVLSAQDNLEFVRAEKAAVGRQLEQTKQRFEVGLSAITDVHDAQAQYDTVLADEVLAENSLINSYESLREITGQEHTNLSILDTNRFSTSRTTESMEALIEQAQEKNLSLLSARISQDVAKDNISLASSGHLPSLTLDGGYNYGREYNDNYSSYDTYHENNDFNIGLNLTVPLYSGGNVSSQTKQAEYAYVAASQDLEASYRSVVKNVRAYNNNINASIGSVRAYEQSVISAQSALDATEAGFDVGTRTIVDVLDATRTLYSVKKNLSDARYSYIINVLQLRQAVGTLSEQDIIDVNAGLKAIK from the coding sequence ATGAAAAAACTGCTTCCTTTATTGATTAGTGCAACTCTGGGCGGCCTTAGCACAACAGCTTCCGCGGATGACCTTGCACAAATTTACGACCAAGCAAAACAGAACGATCCTCAACTGCTGAGTGCAGCGGCACAACGTGACGCAGCGTTTGAAGCGATCAACTCAAGCCGCAGCTCTCTTTTGCCTCAAATCAATTTGACTGCGGGTTACAACATTAACCGCAGTGACGTCGATCTACGCGACAGTGACAAACTGAGCGCAGGCATCAACTTCTCGCAAGAACTGTACGACCGCTCAAGCTGGGTTTCTCTGGATACCGCTGAGAAGCAAGCTCGTCAGGCTGATGCCCAATACGCCAACTCTCAGCAAAGCCTGATGCTACGCGTAGCACAAGCGTACTTTGATGTACTGAGCGCACAGGACAACCTGGAATTTGTTCGTGCTGAAAAAGCCGCGGTTGGCCGTCAGTTGGAACAAACCAAACAACGTTTTGAAGTGGGCCTGTCGGCGATTACTGACGTCCATGACGCACAAGCGCAATACGATACTGTTCTGGCAGACGAAGTTCTGGCAGAAAACTCGCTAATCAACAGCTACGAGTCGCTGCGTGAAATTACAGGTCAGGAACACACTAACCTGAGCATTCTGGATACCAACCGTTTCTCAACCAGCCGCACCACCGAATCGATGGAAGCACTGATTGAACAAGCGCAAGAAAAGAACCTGTCACTGTTGTCAGCTCGTATCTCTCAAGACGTGGCGAAAGACAACATTTCGCTGGCAAGCTCTGGTCACCTGCCTTCGTTGACTCTGGACGGTGGTTACAACTACGGTCGTGAGTACAACGATAACTACAGCAGTTACGACACTTACCACGAAAACAACGACTTCAACATTGGTCTGAACCTGACTGTTCCGCTATACAGTGGTGGTAACGTGTCTTCCCAAACCAAACAAGCGGAATACGCATACGTTGCAGCCAGCCAGGATCTGGAAGCTTCGTACCGCAGCGTGGTGAAAAACGTGCGTGCTTACAACAACAACATCAATGCGTCGATCGGTTCGGTGCGTGCTTATGAACAGTCTGTGATTTCCGCGCAATCAGCGTTGGATGCAACGGAAGCCGGCTTTGATGTGGGTACCCGTACTATCGTTGACGTACTGGATGCGACCCGTACTCTGTACAGCGTGAAGAAAAACCTGTCTGATGCGCGTTACAGCTACATCATCAACGTACTGCAACTGCGTCAGGCAGTAGGTACACTGAGCGAGCAGGACATCATTGATGTCAATGCGGGTCTCAAAGCGATCAAGTAA
- the nudF gene encoding ADP-ribose diphosphatase: MQQSDQPPGVFTPEDVEIVSTETLFQGFFRMVKYRFKHRLFQGGWSQTIEREMFERGHAAALLPYDPQRDQVVMIEQIRVGALEHANPWQLEIVAGIIDRAESAEEVVRREAEEEAGISVNRTEKITSYYPSAGGCSEKLDVYVGEVDASLAHGVHGLDYEGEDIKVHVMSRRDAYQLVKEGRIENGASIIALQWLELNYGQLQSQWQK, encoded by the coding sequence ATGCAACAGTCTGATCAGCCGCCAGGAGTGTTTACTCCTGAAGATGTAGAAATTGTCTCAACCGAGACACTGTTTCAAGGATTTTTCCGAATGGTGAAGTATCGGTTCAAGCATCGATTATTTCAAGGCGGGTGGAGTCAGACTATTGAACGGGAAATGTTTGAGCGCGGTCATGCCGCAGCGTTGCTGCCTTATGATCCGCAACGTGATCAGGTCGTAATGATAGAACAGATACGCGTTGGTGCGCTGGAACATGCCAATCCCTGGCAGTTAGAAATTGTCGCGGGCATCATTGATCGCGCGGAGAGCGCAGAAGAAGTGGTGCGCCGTGAAGCGGAAGAGGAAGCTGGGATCTCCGTCAACAGAACGGAGAAAATTACCTCTTATTATCCCTCTGCTGGGGGATGTTCTGAAAAACTTGATGTCTATGTGGGAGAAGTGGATGCATCCCTGGCTCACGGCGTTCATGGTTTAGACTATGAAGGTGAAGATATCAAAGTTCACGTAATGAGCCGCCGCGACGCGTATCAGTTAGTGAAAGAGGGGCGAATTGAGAATGGAGCCTCAATAATCGCACTACAATGGTTGGAGTTAAACTACGGGCAATTACAATCGCAATGGCAGAAATGA
- a CDS encoding DUF1249 family protein codes for MAEMTALKKPYHVDLPELMRTYETNYAKLNALLPAQPSVGDVRCYQAAHLAYQLQVLEVTKYTTLVEICQSDDISIFPLPTMSVRLYHDARVAEVLTTDQLNRVKARYDYPNEKMVQKDEKAQINRFLGDWLTFCLKRGISRAPININQ; via the coding sequence ATGGCAGAAATGACAGCACTAAAAAAGCCGTATCATGTTGATTTACCAGAACTGATGCGGACTTATGAAACGAACTACGCCAAGTTGAACGCTTTGTTGCCTGCGCAACCGAGCGTCGGTGACGTGCGCTGTTATCAAGCGGCACATCTGGCTTATCAGCTGCAAGTGCTGGAAGTCACAAAGTACACAACTTTGGTGGAGATTTGTCAAAGTGACGACATTTCGATATTTCCATTACCAACCATGTCTGTCAGGCTGTACCACGACGCTCGTGTAGCAGAAGTACTGACCACCGATCAGCTTAACCGGGTAAAAGCTCGCTACGACTATCCGAATGAGAAGATGGTGCAAAAGGACGAAAAGGCACAGATCAATCGTTTCTTAGGGGACTGGCTGACATTTTGCCTGAAAAGAGGCATTAGCCGAGCGCCCATTAACATCAATCAATAG
- the cpdA gene encoding 3',5'-cyclic-AMP phosphodiesterase: MNVSSSIDNSDSIKLVQITDTHLFAPDDGSLLSVNTADSFLAVVEAIRAQQLEFDAILATGDISQDHTAESYHRFTQGILPLEKICFWLPGNHDYKPNMSSVLPSKQIHAPEHVLLGEHWQMILLDSQVVGVPHGRLSDQQLTLLEEKLSAHPERFTLVLLHHHPLLVGSAWLDQHTLKDSEAFWTIVERHQNVKAVLCGHVHQDMDRLHHGVRVMATPSTCVQFKPNSDDFALDKCSPGWRELELHADGRVTTAVKRLAKGLFQPDFNSNGY, translated from the coding sequence TTGAACGTGTCGTCCAGTATAGACAATTCCGACAGCATCAAGCTGGTTCAGATTACGGATACGCACCTCTTTGCGCCCGATGACGGTAGCCTGTTGAGTGTTAATACCGCAGACAGCTTTCTCGCGGTGGTAGAGGCTATTCGTGCCCAGCAGTTGGAATTCGACGCCATTTTGGCGACCGGCGATATTTCTCAGGATCATACGGCTGAGTCTTATCACCGTTTTACCCAAGGTATTTTACCGCTCGAGAAAATTTGTTTCTGGCTGCCGGGCAATCACGATTACAAACCCAATATGAGCAGTGTGCTGCCATCAAAACAGATTCATGCACCTGAGCATGTACTGCTTGGCGAGCACTGGCAAATGATCCTGTTGGATTCGCAAGTTGTGGGCGTGCCTCACGGCCGTTTGAGCGATCAGCAATTGACGCTGCTTGAGGAGAAACTGTCCGCGCACCCGGAGCGGTTTACCTTGGTGCTGCTGCACCATCATCCGCTGCTGGTCGGCAGTGCCTGGCTTGATCAGCACACGCTGAAAGACAGCGAGGCATTCTGGACCATCGTTGAGCGCCATCAGAACGTGAAAGCGGTGTTGTGCGGGCATGTCCATCAGGACATGGACCGTTTACACCACGGTGTGCGCGTCATGGCAACACCATCCACGTGTGTCCAGTTCAAACCCAATTCCGATGACTTCGCGCTGGATAAATGTTCTCCAGGCTGGCGTGAGCTTGAGTTGCATGCTGATGGGCGTGTGACGACGGCGGTCAAGCGCTTGGCGAAGGGGCTGTTTCAACCGGACTTTAACTCCAACGGATACTGA
- the yqiA gene encoding esterase YqiA — MSDKPSLLLYIHGFNSSPLSHKAQVMQQYCAQHRPDIEVVVPKLPSFPQQAAEHLLNVVNQYKNDYQIGLVGSSLGGYLSTWLNHQFGFRAVLINPAVKPYELLADFLGEQQNPYTQERYVLTAEHIDELKALDTETLRAPQDFWLLQQTEDEVLDYRQAVDKYQHARQTVEEGGDHSFVDFERYPAQIIQFLNL, encoded by the coding sequence ATGTCGGACAAACCATCGTTACTTTTGTACATTCACGGCTTCAACAGCTCCCCTTTGTCGCATAAAGCACAGGTGATGCAGCAGTATTGCGCGCAGCATCGCCCGGACATCGAGGTTGTCGTGCCAAAGCTGCCTTCATTTCCTCAGCAGGCGGCAGAGCATCTGCTGAATGTCGTCAATCAGTACAAAAACGATTATCAGATAGGTCTGGTCGGCAGCTCATTGGGTGGCTATTTGTCTACCTGGCTCAATCACCAGTTCGGCTTTCGCGCTGTGCTGATTAATCCTGCCGTGAAACCCTACGAGTTGTTGGCTGATTTTTTGGGTGAGCAGCAAAATCCTTATACCCAAGAACGTTACGTATTAACCGCCGAACACATTGATGAACTGAAGGCGTTGGATACGGAGACGCTGCGTGCGCCGCAGGACTTCTGGCTTCTGCAACAAACCGAAGATGAAGTGCTGGATTACCGTCAGGCGGTGGACAAATACCAGCACGCCCGTCAAACCGTTGAAGAGGGCGGTGACCACAGTTTTGTCGATTTTGAACGTTATCCGGCGCAAATCATTCAATTCTTAAATCTCTGA
- the parE gene encoding DNA topoisomerase IV subunit B: MTEQYNAGAIEVLNGLEPVRRRPGMYTDTTRPNHLGQEVIDNSVDEALAGYATKVQVILHADQSLEVIDDGRGMPVDIHPEEKVSGVELILCKLHAGGKFSNKNYQFSGGLHGVGISVVNALSKRVEVTVRRDGQVYDIAFEHGEKVSDLTVTGTCGRRNRGTSVHFWPDTKYFDSPNFSVTRLVNNLRAKAVLCPGLEITFTDKVNNNEYRWFYEDGLKDYLAEGVKGYTLLPEEPFTGEFSAETEAATWAVIWLPEGGELITESYVNLIPTAQGGTHVNGLRQGLLDAMREFCEFRNLLPRGVKLTGEDVFDRCAYVLSVKMQDPQFAGQTKERLSSRQTAAFVSGVVKDAFSLWLNEKPQLAEQLAEVCIANAHRRMRAAKKVVRKKVASGPALPGKLTDCSQQDLSRTELFLVEGDSAGGSAKQARDREFQAIMPLRGKILNTWEVSADQVLASQEVHDISVALGIDPDNDNLEALRYGKVCILADADSDGLHIATLLCALFTRHFPALVRAGHVYVAMPPLYRIDCGKEVFYALDDSEKDAILERLSKKKAKVNVQRFKGLGEMNPLQLRETTMDPNTRRLVQLTIDDDKATEEMMDMLLGKKRADDRRNWLQSNGDLAEV, encoded by the coding sequence ATGACTGAACAATATAATGCTGGAGCCATTGAAGTTCTTAATGGCTTAGAACCAGTGCGTCGCAGACCTGGGATGTATACGGATACCACGCGCCCTAACCACCTTGGGCAGGAAGTCATCGACAACAGTGTCGATGAAGCGCTGGCCGGATACGCCACTAAGGTTCAAGTGATCCTACATGCCGATCAATCGCTGGAAGTGATTGATGACGGTCGTGGTATGCCTGTAGACATTCACCCGGAAGAGAAAGTCTCCGGGGTTGAATTGATCTTATGTAAGCTTCACGCGGGCGGTAAGTTCTCCAATAAGAACTACCAGTTCTCCGGTGGTTTGCACGGGGTAGGGATCTCAGTCGTGAACGCGCTCTCCAAGCGCGTCGAAGTTACAGTGCGTCGTGATGGTCAGGTGTACGACATCGCGTTTGAACACGGCGAAAAAGTCTCAGATTTAACCGTTACCGGCACCTGTGGTCGTCGCAACCGCGGCACCAGCGTCCATTTCTGGCCAGACACCAAGTATTTTGATTCGCCGAATTTCTCCGTTACCCGTTTGGTCAACAACCTGCGCGCGAAAGCCGTACTGTGCCCGGGACTGGAAATTACCTTCACCGATAAGGTGAACAATAACGAATACCGTTGGTTCTACGAAGATGGCCTGAAAGACTATCTGGCTGAAGGCGTCAAAGGGTACACCTTATTGCCGGAAGAACCGTTTACCGGCGAATTTTCTGCCGAAACGGAAGCCGCTACCTGGGCCGTGATCTGGCTGCCGGAAGGCGGCGAACTGATCACCGAAAGCTACGTCAACCTGATCCCGACCGCGCAGGGCGGCACGCATGTCAATGGCTTGCGTCAGGGCCTGTTGGATGCGATGCGTGAGTTCTGTGAATTTCGTAATTTGCTGCCGCGCGGCGTCAAACTGACGGGCGAAGATGTGTTTGACCGTTGTGCTTACGTGCTGTCGGTAAAAATGCAGGATCCGCAATTTGCGGGTCAGACTAAAGAGCGTCTCTCCTCGCGTCAGACCGCGGCGTTTGTTTCCGGTGTCGTGAAAGATGCGTTCAGTCTGTGGCTGAACGAAAAGCCGCAACTGGCCGAGCAACTGGCGGAAGTGTGTATTGCTAACGCCCACCGCCGTATGCGTGCGGCGAAGAAAGTTGTGCGTAAGAAAGTGGCTTCAGGCCCGGCGCTGCCGGGTAAATTGACCGACTGTTCTCAGCAGGATCTCAGCCGAACCGAACTGTTTTTGGTGGAAGGTGACTCGGCGGGCGGCAGTGCCAAACAGGCACGCGATCGTGAGTTTCAGGCCATCATGCCGCTGCGCGGTAAGATTCTGAACACGTGGGAAGTTTCGGCAGACCAGGTACTGGCTTCGCAGGAAGTGCACGATATTTCAGTTGCGCTGGGCATTGACCCGGACAACGACAACCTTGAAGCGCTGCGTTACGGCAAAGTCTGTATCCTTGCCGATGCGGACTCGGACGGTCTGCATATCGCGACACTGCTGTGCGCTCTGTTTACCCGTCATTTCCCGGCGCTGGTGCGCGCGGGACACGTGTATGTGGCGATGCCGCCGCTCTATCGTATCGACTGCGGTAAAGAAGTGTTCTACGCGCTGGATGACAGCGAGAAAGACGCAATTCTTGAACGCCTGAGTAAGAAGAAAGCCAAAGTGAACGTGCAGCGATTTAAAGGTCTGGGTGAAATGAACCCGCTTCAGCTGCGCGAAACCACCATGGATCCGAATACTCGTCGTCTGGTTCAACTGACCATTGACGATGATAAAGCGACCGAAGAGATGATGGATATGCTGCTGGGGAAAAAGCGTGCGGATGACCGCCGCAACTGGCTGCAAAGCAACGGCGATCTGGCTGAGGTGTAA
- the parC gene encoding DNA topoisomerase IV subunit A gives MSTEITYDGVEQLPLRKFTEDAYLNYSMYVIMDRALPYIGDGLKPVQRRIIYAMSELGLSASAKYKKSARTVGDVLGKYHPHGDSACYEAMVLMAQPFSYRYPLVDGQGNWGAPDDPKSFAAMRYTEAKLSKFAEVLLSELGQGTVDWQPNFDGTMKEPKMLPARLPHILLNGVTGIAVGMATDIPPHNVREVAAATIHLIDNPQASLPDLMQYVKGPDYPTEAEIISPQIELEKVYRTGRGSVRMRAVWHKEGSDIVISALPHQVSGAKLLEQIANQMRAKKLPMVEDLRDESDHENPTRIVIVPRSNRVDCDLLMNHLFASTDLERSYRVNLNMIGLDNRPQVKGLVSILSEWIQFRRETVRSRLQHRLDKVLARLHILEGLLIAYLNIDEVIEIIRTEDDPKAVLMARFGITDIQADAILDTKLRHLAKLEEMKIRGEQSELEKERQKLEELLGSERRLNTLLKKEIKADAETYGDDRRSPLVEREEAKALTERDLMPSEMITVVLSEKGWIRHAKGHDVDCEGLNYKAGDNYLAHACGKSNQQAVFLGSDGRSYSLESHTLPSARGQGEPITGRLNVAEGTSIRQVVMGEEDQLWLVGSDAGYGFVCKGTDLLSKNRSGKALVNLPDNAEVMTPQAVNDLQSDEILAITNQGRMLLFPIKDLPQLGKGKGNKIINIPAAKAKSREEVVSHLLALPKDVSVTLYAGKRKLGLKPSDLDNFRGERGRRGALLPRGLQRVTRIELESDAQESSEEE, from the coding sequence ATGTCGACTGAAATCACCTACGATGGCGTTGAACAGCTGCCACTGCGCAAGTTTACTGAAGACGCTTATCTGAATTATTCCATGTACGTCATCATGGACCGCGCGTTGCCATACATTGGCGACGGTCTGAAGCCGGTTCAGCGACGTATCATCTATGCAATGTCTGAGCTGGGTCTTTCTGCCTCAGCCAAATACAAAAAATCGGCGCGTACCGTTGGTGACGTGCTGGGTAAATATCACCCGCACGGCGATTCAGCATGTTACGAAGCGATGGTGCTGATGGCGCAGCCGTTCTCTTACCGTTATCCGCTGGTTGACGGTCAGGGCAACTGGGGTGCGCCGGACGATCCGAAATCGTTCGCCGCGATGCGTTATACCGAAGCAAAACTGTCTAAGTTCGCGGAAGTGCTGCTGAGCGAACTGGGCCAGGGCACCGTGGACTGGCAACCGAACTTCGACGGCACAATGAAAGAACCGAAGATGCTGCCAGCACGTCTGCCGCACATTCTGCTCAACGGCGTGACGGGTATTGCAGTCGGTATGGCGACTGACATTCCACCGCACAACGTGCGTGAAGTGGCGGCCGCAACGATTCACCTGATTGACAATCCGCAGGCCAGCCTGCCGGATCTGATGCAATACGTGAAAGGTCCGGATTATCCGACCGAAGCAGAGATCATCTCGCCGCAGATTGAGCTGGAGAAAGTCTACCGTACCGGCCGTGGCAGCGTAAGAATGCGCGCAGTGTGGCACAAAGAAGGTTCGGACATCGTGATCTCGGCGCTGCCGCATCAGGTATCGGGCGCCAAACTGCTGGAGCAGATTGCCAACCAGATGCGCGCGAAGAAACTGCCGATGGTGGAAGATTTGCGTGATGAATCGGATCACGAAAACCCGACTCGTATCGTGATCGTGCCACGCTCTAACCGCGTTGATTGCGACCTGCTGATGAATCACCTGTTTGCCTCGACCGATCTGGAACGCAGCTACCGCGTCAACCTCAACATGATTGGCCTCGACAATCGCCCGCAGGTGAAAGGTCTGGTCAGTATTCTGAGCGAATGGATTCAGTTCCGCCGTGAGACGGTGCGTTCTCGTCTGCAACACCGTCTGGATAAAGTGCTGGCTCGTCTGCACATTTTGGAAGGTTTGTTGATCGCGTATCTGAACATCGATGAAGTGATCGAAATCATTCGTACCGAAGACGATCCTAAAGCTGTGCTGATGGCACGCTTCGGGATTACTGATATTCAGGCGGATGCGATTCTGGATACCAAACTTCGTCACTTAGCCAAACTGGAAGAGATGAAGATCCGCGGTGAACAGAGCGAGCTGGAAAAAGAGCGTCAGAAGCTGGAAGAGCTGCTGGGTTCTGAGCGTCGCCTGAATACATTGCTGAAAAAAGAGATCAAAGCGGATGCCGAGACCTACGGTGATGATCGTCGTTCGCCGCTGGTTGAACGTGAAGAAGCCAAAGCGCTGACGGAACGTGATCTGATGCCAAGTGAAATGATCACGGTCGTGTTGTCTGAGAAAGGCTGGATTCGCCATGCGAAAGGTCATGACGTTGATTGTGAAGGATTGAACTACAAAGCGGGTGATAACTATCTGGCGCACGCGTGTGGTAAGAGCAATCAGCAAGCCGTCTTCCTCGGTAGTGATGGCCGCAGTTACTCGTTGGAGTCACACACTCTGCCGTCTGCACGTGGGCAGGGGGAACCGATTACTGGTCGTCTCAACGTGGCGGAAGGCACGTCGATTCGTCAGGTCGTCATGGGCGAAGAAGATCAGCTGTGGCTGGTGGGATCTGATGCCGGTTATGGCTTCGTGTGTAAAGGCACCGATCTGTTGTCGAAAAACCGCAGCGGTAAGGCGCTGGTCAATCTGCCGGACAATGCGGAAGTGATGACGCCACAGGCGGTGAACGATCTGCAAAGCGATGAGATCCTGGCGATTACCAATCAGGGCCGCATGTTGCTGTTCCCGATCAAAGATCTGCCGCAGTTAGGCAAAGGCAAAGGCAACAAGATCATCAATATCCCGGCGGCGAAAGCCAAGTCGCGGGAAGAAGTGGTGTCCCATCTGTTGGCACTACCAAAAGATGTGTCTGTAACGCTGTATGCCGGCAAACGTAAGCTGGGGCTGAAACCATCGGATCTGGATAATTTCCGTGGTGAGCGTGGTCGTCGTGGTGCTCTGTTGCCACGTGGTCTGCAACGCGTGACCCGCATCGAGCTGGAATCGGACGCGCAAGAAAGTTCTGAAGAAGAATAA
- the yacG gene encoding DNA gyrase inhibitor YacG, whose protein sequence is MSKKPTVVKCPQCGQDVEWGEQSPHRPFCSKKCQMIDFGEWADEEKSIPGAPDMSDSDGWSEDNY, encoded by the coding sequence ATGTCAAAAAAACCAACTGTGGTGAAATGCCCACAATGTGGCCAGGATGTGGAATGGGGAGAGCAAAGCCCTCATCGCCCGTTCTGCAGTAAAAAATGTCAGATGATCGACTTCGGTGAATGGGCAGATGAAGAGAAATCCATTCCCGGTGCACCAGACATGTCCGACAGTGACGGTTGGTCGGAAGATAATTACTGA
- the zapD gene encoding cell division protein ZapD produces MTTHKFEHPLNEKTRIYLRVEALLNQMEQASQFRDDIQHQLFFRSLFDLLEIFEQIQLKSELAKDIEKQRLAYRNWLNVEGVDQEMLLGLLREIDDIHRNLMGGERFGQSLKEDRFLSAIRQRFNLPGGSCCFDLPALHYWLHLALEQKIQDARQWMDTLQPLADALKLWLKLTRETGNFRAREAKSGFYQSDAEEANILRLSIPLDYGVYPMISGHKNRFAIKFIEFSSGQASTQDIEFDLAVCS; encoded by the coding sequence ATGACCACACATAAGTTTGAACATCCGCTCAACGAAAAAACGCGTATTTACCTTCGTGTCGAAGCGCTGCTCAATCAGATGGAGCAAGCGTCGCAGTTTCGTGACGATATTCAGCATCAGCTATTCTTCCGTTCTCTGTTCGATCTGCTGGAAATTTTTGAGCAGATCCAACTCAAAAGCGAACTCGCCAAAGATATCGAAAAACAACGTCTGGCTTACCGCAACTGGCTCAACGTCGAAGGGGTGGATCAAGAGATGTTGTTGGGCCTGCTGAGAGAAATTGACGACATTCACCGCAACCTGATGGGTGGTGAGCGATTTGGCCAGTCTCTCAAAGAAGACCGTTTCCTCAGTGCGATTCGCCAGCGCTTCAATCTGCCCGGTGGCTCTTGCTGTTTTGATTTGCCGGCACTGCACTATTGGTTGCATCTGGCCTTGGAACAAAAAATCCAAGATGCCCGCCAGTGGATGGATACCTTGCAACCGTTAGCCGACGCGCTGAAACTGTGGCTGAAACTGACACGGGAAACCGGCAACTTTCGCGCCCGTGAAGCCAAGTCAGGTTTTTATCAGAGCGATGCGGAAGAGGCGAACATTCTGCGCCTGTCCATTCCGTTGGATTACGGCGTCTACCCGATGATTTCGGGGCACAAGAACCGCTTCGCCATCAAATTTATCGAATTCAGTTCCGGTCAGGCCAGTACGCAGGATATTGAATTTGATCTCGCCGTTTGCAGTTAA